A stretch of the Rosa rugosa chromosome 5, drRosRugo1.1, whole genome shotgun sequence genome encodes the following:
- the LOC133710295 gene encoding uncharacterized protein LOC133710295 isoform X1, translating into MGESSFFDTMISHLRSTSKYYTGYPKDLGPSRVIHFTSEREFVQLLHEGYPVVVAFTIRCNLTQHLDKVLEEAAAEFYPHVKFMRVECPKYPGFCITRQKKEYPFIEVFHSPEQTSSQGRVADPNITKYSVKVLPFHNDTSAYGFREFFRRNGIRSSNPQ; encoded by the exons ATGGGGGAGTCATCGTTTTTTGACACAATGATCAGTCATCTACGTTCAACATCCAA GTATTATACTGGTTATCCAAAGGATCTCGGGCCATCAAGGGTTATCCATTTTACATCAGAACGTGAATTTGTTCAGCTCCTTCATGAAGGTTATCCTGTGGTTGTGGCATTCACCATCAG GTGTAACCTTACACAACATCTTGACAAAGTATTAGAGGAAGCTGCAGCTGAGTTTTATCCACATGTGAAATTTATGCGT GTTGAGTGTCCAAAATATCCTGGTTTCTGTATTACACGGCAGAAGAAGGAATATCCATTTATAGAAGTATTTCATAGTCCAGAACAA ACATCTAGCCAGGGAAGGGTTGCTGATCCAAATATTACAAAGTACTCGGTGAAGGTTCTACCT TTCCATAACGACACAAGTGCCTATGGATTTAGAGAATTCTTCAGGCGTAATGGAATACGATCATCAAATCCACAGTAA
- the LOC133711692 gene encoding uncharacterized protein LOC133711692, translating to MGACFSCRPKPEETQNNVRVVHLNGYVEEFEHPVSVSELTGRPPKHFVCTPAQLLSTGYKPLKQDTLLQQGQIYFLLPYSALQSDASPMDLAAVVRKLTALARSGSSRSNEGLGRSGSSSRSGQMSPMHCSSPVWSNYSSSPGRNSPGRFVEPEGSPSRMEMYGAQRSTRARSWKPLLDTITERQLNRRTESDLQEKHVEAAKYLQ from the coding sequence ATGGGTGCTTGCTTTTCTTGTAGACCAAAGCCAGAAGAAACCCAGAACAATGTGCGCGTGGTTCATCTCAACGGCTACGTCGAAGAGTTCGAGCACCCAGTTTCGGTCAGTGAACTAACCGGAAGGCCCCCGAAGCACTTTGTGTGCACACCAGCCCAGCTCCTCTCAACTGGGTACAAGCCATTGAAGCAGGACACTCTTCTTCAGCAAGGCCAAATCTACTTCTTGCTGCCCTACTCTGCCTTACAGAGTGATGCTTCTCCTATGGACTTGGCTGCCGTGGTCCGGAAGCTAACGGCTTTGGCAAGAAGTGGTAGTAGTAGGAGTAATGAGGGGTTGGGAAGGTCTGGTAGTTCGTCGAGGTCCGGTCAGATGAGTCCTATGCATTGCTCTAGTCCTGTTTGGAGTAACTATTCATCGTCGCCGGGGAGAAATAGTCCGGGCCGGTTTGTGGAGCCGGAGGGTAGTCCTAGTCGGATGGAGATGTATGGTGCGCAGAGGTCTACAAGAGCAAGGTCATGGAAGCCACTGTTGGATACTATAACGGAGAGGCAGTTGAACCGGAGAACGGAGTCGGATTTGCAGGAGAAGCATGTGGAGGCAGCCAAATATCTACAGTGA
- the LOC133708388 gene encoding oxysterol-binding protein-related protein 4B-like: protein MVSEEEKMRVVFLTKPLSLESESNGDYRAPNILKRVLSLFRNVRPGSDLTRFQLSPLFNIPKSQLQCFGECVYCINNDMLGNCNKGETPKDRFTAVVSWSISTLRPMIFGIAPYNPILGETHHASRGNLNVLLEQISHHPPVTAMHATDEKSNVEMIWCNHPTPKFYGTSVETEVHGKRELKLLNHGETYEMNAPKLLIKFLPVPWVNWVGENRIRCHETGLEAELNYGSSSLFGLRGNPRSVKGKIFDSSSLEILYEIDGQWDRTVKLKDVSSGKETVIYNAKEAISGLKSPVVTDPKGVWPSESAVIWGLLSQSILNKDWGRAREEKKEVEEKQRELFREREARGETWAPKHFIVNYSKEGGWDCSPIHKWVPPAPISVPIS from the exons ATG GTCTCAGAAGAGGAGAAGATGAGAGTTGTTTTCTTGACAAAGCCATTGTCATTAGAAAGCGAATCGAATGGTGATTACAGAGCTCCTAATATACTTAAGCGCGTCCTAAGCCTATTCAGAAATGTACGGCCAGGATCAGATCTCACTCGCTTCCAG CTGTCACCTCTCTTTAACATACCAAAGTCACAGCTCCAGTGTTTCGGCGAATGTGTGTACTGCATTAATAATGATATGTTAGGGAATTGCAACAAAGGGGAAACCCCCAAGGACAGGTTCACAGCCGTTGTATCGTGGAGTATTTCTACTTTGCGTCCTATGATTTTTGGAATTGCTCCATACAACCCCATTCTTGGAGAAACTCATCATGCGTCAAGGGGGAACCTCAATGTTCTACTTGAGCAG ATTTCACATCATCCACCAGTTACTGCGATGCATGCAACTGATGAGAAATCAAACGTTGAAATGATATGGTGTAACCATCCTACTCCCAAATTCTATG GTACTTCCGTGGAAACTGAGGTGCATGGAAAAAGGGAGCTGAAGCTCCTGAATCATGGAGAAACTTATGAAATGAACGCCCCAAAACTTTTAATCAAATTCCTCCCAGTACCTTGGGTTAATTGGGTTGGTGAAAATAGAATCCGTTGTCATGAGACCGGCCTTGAAGCTGAGTTAAACTATGGAAGCAGTTCCCTTTTTGGCCTTAGGGGAAATCCTAGATCAGTCAAGGGAAAGATCTTCGACTCATCATCCTTGGAGATTCTTTATGAGATAGATGGTCAATGGGATAG AACTGTCAAATTGAAGGACGTTAGCAGTGGGAAAGAAACAGTTATATACAATGCAAAAGAAGCCATCTCAGGACTCAAATCTCCAGTTGTTACAGATCCGAAG GGAGTCTGGCCGAGTGAGTCAGCTGTGATCTGGGGTTTGTTAAGCCAATCTATCCTGAACAAGGACTGGGGAAGagcaagagaagaaaagaaagaagttgaagaaaaacaaagggagCTATTTAGAGAAAGAGAAGCCAGAGGTGAAACTTGGGCTCCTAAGCATTTCATTGTGAATTATAGCAAAGAAGGTGGATGGGATTGCTCACCCATTCACAAGTGGGTACCACCAGCCCCCATATCTGTACCCATCTCGTAA
- the LOC133710295 gene encoding uncharacterized protein LOC133710295 isoform X2 gives MGESSFFDTMISHLRSTSKYYTGYPKDLGPSRVIHFTSEREFVQLLHEGYPVVVAFTIRCNLTQHLDKVLEEAAAEFYPHVKFMRTSSQGRVADPNITKYSVKVLPFHNDTSAYGFREFFRRNGIRSSNPQ, from the exons ATGGGGGAGTCATCGTTTTTTGACACAATGATCAGTCATCTACGTTCAACATCCAA GTATTATACTGGTTATCCAAAGGATCTCGGGCCATCAAGGGTTATCCATTTTACATCAGAACGTGAATTTGTTCAGCTCCTTCATGAAGGTTATCCTGTGGTTGTGGCATTCACCATCAG GTGTAACCTTACACAACATCTTGACAAAGTATTAGAGGAAGCTGCAGCTGAGTTTTATCCACATGTGAAATTTATGCGT ACATCTAGCCAGGGAAGGGTTGCTGATCCAAATATTACAAAGTACTCGGTGAAGGTTCTACCT TTCCATAACGACACAAGTGCCTATGGATTTAGAGAATTCTTCAGGCGTAATGGAATACGATCATCAAATCCACAGTAA